Proteins from a genomic interval of Undibacterium parvum:
- a CDS encoding BolA family protein, with translation MNTRFERIQARLIETFQPVSCLLDDDSAAHAGHAGAASGAGHFSLRIVSEKFEGLNRISRHRLVYDAVGDMMHSEIHALVIVALAPSEMPT, from the coding sequence ATGAATACGCGTTTTGAGCGTATTCAGGCGCGTCTGATTGAAACTTTTCAGCCCGTGAGCTGTCTACTTGATGATGACTCGGCTGCGCATGCCGGACACGCTGGCGCAGCCTCTGGCGCCGGGCATTTTAGTTTAAGAATAGTTTCAGAAAAATTTGAAGGCTTAAATCGTATTTCCCGACATCGACTAGTGTATGATGCCGTTGGCGATATGATGCACTCAGAAATTCATGCACTTGTAATCGTTGCGCTGGCGCCTTCAGAGATGCCGACCTAA
- a CDS encoding peptidylprolyl isomerase, which produces MTFKPAHLLVVLLATAIPAMAQNIATVNGKAIPSSKVELILKQAKAQGQQDTPQLRAQIKDRLIGMEVLLQEAEKTGVAANSEVKTQLEVARQQILIQALMREYVGKNPVSDADITAEYNKAKAQAGDKEYHAYHILVEKEDDAKAIISKLKGGAKFDELAKQSKDTGSASKGGDLDWASPATYTKPFADALVALQKGQFTETPVKTEFGFHIIKLDDVRTAKFPTQEEVKQQITEGLQQQKLQTYQQALMKKAKIQ; this is translated from the coding sequence ATGACTTTTAAACCTGCTCATTTGCTGGTAGTACTTCTCGCAACCGCAATCCCGGCCATGGCGCAAAATATCGCCACGGTTAATGGCAAGGCAATTCCATCCAGTAAGGTGGAACTGATACTCAAACAAGCTAAGGCACAAGGTCAACAAGACACGCCTCAGTTACGCGCTCAGATCAAAGATCGCCTGATAGGCATGGAAGTATTGTTGCAAGAAGCCGAAAAAACCGGTGTTGCTGCCAATTCCGAAGTAAAGACTCAGCTAGAAGTAGCGCGTCAGCAAATCCTTATTCAAGCCCTGATGCGCGAATACGTGGGTAAAAACCCTGTATCTGATGCAGATATCACGGCTGAATACAATAAAGCAAAAGCGCAAGCTGGCGACAAGGAGTATCACGCCTACCACATTTTGGTTGAAAAAGAAGACGATGCTAAAGCCATCATCTCAAAACTAAAAGGTGGCGCAAAATTTGACGAGTTGGCGAAGCAATCCAAAGATACAGGATCTGCATCTAAAGGTGGCGATCTCGATTGGGCCTCACCAGCAACCTACACAAAACCATTTGCAGATGCTTTAGTTGCGTTGCAAAAAGGTCAGTTCACTGAAACGCCTGTTAAAACAGAATTTGGTTTTCACATCATCAAATTGGATGACGTAAGAACTGCAAAATTCCCTACTCAGGAAGAAGTGAAGCAACAAATCACTGAAGGTTTGCAACAACAAAAATTGCAGACTTATCAGCAAGCCCTGATGAAGAAAGCAAAAATTCAATAA
- a CDS encoding substrate-binding periplasmic protein, whose protein sequence is MVRSSILLFCLSSAMYLDAHAFEVVRACGGDSNWPPMSYVLAPSKTVEGLSAEILRTVLTPEPVISLRPWARCLAEVRAREGYDVVMSAFKTPEREAQFVFSRSYHSLTPAYLFSTEHFKAPPLKSLADLEKFKVCALHGASIFYTKLAPAQIESGATSYLSLIRKIDRGHCDIVVDMREVFLGFAKLGLLPFTANTYQILPLPETEKYSLHYGVSKQHPQALQLIERIDKGLNEMHRTGKLNTLIDKYQVQ, encoded by the coding sequence ATGGTGCGCTCTTCCATACTCTTGTTCTGTCTTTCGAGTGCGATGTATCTCGATGCCCATGCATTTGAGGTCGTAAGGGCGTGTGGCGGTGATAGTAACTGGCCGCCTATGTCGTATGTGCTTGCGCCATCTAAAACGGTTGAGGGCCTTTCTGCTGAGATACTACGCACGGTTTTGACGCCTGAGCCAGTCATCTCTTTGCGCCCTTGGGCGCGTTGCTTGGCGGAGGTGAGGGCGCGGGAAGGCTATGATGTCGTGATGTCGGCGTTCAAGACGCCAGAACGAGAGGCGCAGTTTGTATTCTCTCGTAGTTATCATAGCTTAACGCCCGCTTATTTATTTTCTACTGAACACTTTAAAGCTCCACCATTAAAATCACTCGCCGACTTAGAAAAATTTAAAGTCTGTGCTTTGCACGGCGCCTCTATTTTTTACACCAAACTGGCACCTGCACAGATAGAAAGCGGGGCCACCAGTTATCTTAGTCTGATACGTAAAATTGATCGAGGGCACTGCGATATCGTGGTCGATATGCGCGAGGTGTTTCTGGGCTTTGCCAAGTTGGGCTTACTGCCATTTACGGCAAACACCTATCAAATTTTGCCTTTGCCGGAAACTGAAAAATACTCTTTGCACTACGGCGTGAGTAAGCAGCATCCGCAAGCGCTTCAACTAATAGAGCGTATTGATAAAGGACTCAATGAAATGCACCGCACCGGAAAACTCAATACCCTGATCGATAAATATCAGGTGCAATAA